In Longimicrobiaceae bacterium, one genomic interval encodes:
- a CDS encoding PDZ domain-containing protein — MKHTRIAALLGALTVLCAPALAAQGPGAQGPGRGWMGIAFSTTSENGRPARTVVEEVFPGSAAEKAGVQAGDTVVAINGRDASEEAVTQLRTNLRPGETVRLRVRHGGRDAERVVVAGARPGPDRIIADRVIRIGRDSMRQPMIFRLDSLGSLSIGPEMERMMGDSVRVLLRRLPRDGRVLSDSIRRHVDSLVFRMDSLRTRVRILSDGRLRAFRMDTTVTRAMRDAEGRRREIVIRTDRLRGDAERVRVDAERLRGQAERFRVEAGRTPFFMELGRRAVAGAEFTEMNAGLGRYFGTSQGLLVVQVSPSTPAARAGLQAGDVVTSVDGQAVRSVSEFRARMARGSQGRAKVVVMRDRRRRELSMQWDSPEVRTFQRVPAPARPRQPAPPAPPRN, encoded by the coding sequence ATGAAGCACACGAGGATTGCGGCGCTGCTGGGCGCGCTTACGGTGCTGTGCGCCCCCGCGCTGGCGGCGCAGGGCCCCGGCGCCCAGGGACCCGGCCGCGGGTGGATGGGCATCGCCTTCAGCACCACCAGCGAGAACGGGCGCCCGGCGCGCACGGTGGTGGAGGAGGTCTTCCCCGGCTCGGCGGCCGAGAAGGCGGGGGTGCAGGCGGGCGACACGGTGGTCGCGATCAACGGCCGCGACGCCAGCGAGGAGGCGGTGACGCAGCTGCGCACGAACCTGCGGCCGGGCGAGACGGTGCGCCTGCGGGTGCGCCACGGCGGCCGCGACGCCGAGCGCGTGGTGGTGGCGGGCGCCCGTCCGGGCCCGGACCGCATCATCGCCGACCGGGTGATCCGCATCGGGCGCGACTCCATGCGGCAGCCCATGATCTTCCGGCTGGACTCGCTGGGCTCGCTGTCCATCGGCCCGGAGATGGAGCGGATGATGGGCGACAGCGTGCGTGTGCTGCTGCGCCGCCTGCCGCGTGACGGCCGCGTGCTGAGCGACAGCATCCGCCGCCACGTGGACAGCCTCGTCTTCCGCATGGACAGCCTTCGGACCCGCGTGCGAATCCTCAGCGACGGCCGCCTGCGCGCCTTCCGGATGGACACCACCGTGACGCGGGCCATGCGCGACGCCGAAGGACGCCGGCGCGAGATCGTGATCCGCACCGACCGGCTGCGGGGCGACGCGGAGCGCGTGCGGGTGGACGCCGAGCGGCTGCGCGGCCAGGCCGAGCGCTTCCGCGTGGAGGCGGGGAGGACGCCCTTCTTCATGGAGCTGGGCCGCCGTGCGGTGGCCGGCGCCGAGTTCACGGAGATGAACGCGGGCCTGGGCCGCTACTTCGGGACCAGCCAGGGCCTGCTGGTGGTGCAGGTCTCGCCCTCCACGCCCGCGGCGCGCGCCGGCCTCCAGGCGGGCGACGTGGTGACGAGCGTGGACGGGCAGGCGGTGCGCTCCGTCTCCGAGTTCCGCGCCCGGATGGCTCGCGGGAGCCAGGGCCGCGCGAAGGTGGTGGTGATGCGCGACCGCCGCCGCCGCGAGCTGAGCATGCAGTGGGACTCGCCCGAGGTCCGCACTTTCCAGCGCGTGCCCGCGCCTGCCCGGCCGCGTCAGCCCGCCCCGCCCGCGCCTCCGCGCAACTGA